One region of Alosa sapidissima isolate fAloSap1 chromosome 1, fAloSap1.pri, whole genome shotgun sequence genomic DNA includes:
- the stard3nl gene encoding STARD3 N-terminal-like protein, with translation MDSQCSSSVDSRVTPRVLSSINSTHMESYELGEKKCISDVRRTFCLFVTFDLLFVTLLWIIELNVNGGIRNQLDKEVLHYDYHASFFDIFVLAVFRFASLIMAYAVCKLRHWWAIAITTAITSFFLIVKVILSKLLSQGAFGYLLPIVSFVLAWIETWLLDFKVLPQETDDENRYLSALDAAERAPLMHPGPMSDGQFYSPPESLADSDDELLDEDKHDPEKPII, from the exons ATGGATAGCCAGTGCAGCAGCAGTGTGGATTCTCGAGTCACCCCCAGGGTCCTGAGCTCCATCAACTCGACCCACATGGAGTCTTACGAGCTGGGAGAGAAGAAATGCATCTCTGATGTGAGGAGGACCTTCTGCCTCttcgtgacctttgacctgctcTTCGTCACACTGCTGTGGATTATAGAGCTGAAT GTGAATGGGGGTATCCGAAACCAACTGGATAAGGAAGTGTTGCACTACGACTACCATGCATCCTTCTTTGACATATTT GTCCTTGCTGTGTTCCGCTTTGCGTCCCTGATCATGGCGTATGCTGTGTGTAAGCTGCGCCACTGGTGGGCAATAGCG ATCACGACAGCCATCACCAGTTTTTTCCTGATTGTGAAAGTCATTTTATCAAAG CTCCTTTCCCAGGGTGCCTTTGGCTACCTGCTGCCCATTGTCTCGTTCGTGCTGGCCTGGATAGAGACCTGGCTGCTGGACTTCAAGGTGCTGCCACAAGAGACTGACGATGAGAACA GGTATCTGTCTGCGCTGGACGCTGCAGAGAGGGCTCCACTCATGCATCCAGGCCCCATGTCTGATGGACAGTTCTACTCTCCGCCGGAGTCTCTAGCAG aTTCTGATGATGAGTTGCTGGATGAGGATAAACACGACCCTGAAAAGCCCATTATCTAA